A genomic window from Solanum stenotomum isolate F172 chromosome 10, ASM1918654v1, whole genome shotgun sequence includes:
- the LOC125841278 gene encoding DNA-directed RNA polymerase IV subunit 1 isoform X2, translating to MFGRTAIIAEVNENLLKKVQQTTGVSLASDYWDFIPYDAQQEASVNSSNYKRVLSHAQVYSILKDIDPGFLEGLLKRKNSIFLKSCLLTPNSHRVTEFGQHMIFDESNRLYRKLIDFRGTANDLSMCVLDRIKVSKIRADRSVINDPNAPATGLKYVKELVLAKRTNHAFRMVVVGDPNIELGEIGIPCHVAENLHMAESLSLRNWERMTDLCDLMILQRGGILVRRNGVLVRISVMDRLQNGDIIHRPLIDGDVVMINRPPSIHQHSLVALSVRILPINSVLSINPLVCSPFRGDFDGDCLHGYIPQSIDSRIELSELVALKQQLLDGQNGQNLLSLSHDSLTAAHLILEPGVFLDRFQMQQLQMFCPRQLGMTAIVKAPPGNLCYWTGKQLFSLLLPSDLEYVFPSNGVCISEGEIVTSSGGSSWLRDASDNLFYSLVKHHGGDTLDLLYAAQTVLCEWLSMRGLSVSLSDLYISSDSYSRENMIDEVCSGLQEAERLSYIQLLMIQYNKDFLSGSLEESKNSMGFDFEFMSIMQQKSASLSQASASAFKKVFRDIQNLVYNYASNDNSLLAMLKAGSKGNLLKLVQHSMCLGLQQSLVPVSFRMPRQLSCDAWNNHKSHLVIEKPHKVPECPGSYIPSAVVKSSFLAGLNPLECFVHSLTTRDSSFSGHADVSGTLNRKLMFFMRDLYVGYDGTVRNAYGNQIVQFSYYEAEQIASIKGTGDALESHNHAIGGHPVGSLAACAISEAAYSALDQPVSALESSPLLNLKKILESGAGSRSGEKTASMFLSKRLGRWAHGFEYGALEVKGHLERLLLSEVVSTVMICFSPETRKSTHNCPWVCHFHIDKENVKTRRLKLRSVLDALNMRYRAATTKAGHDLPNLHITCKDCSVAEARKEKSEICITVSVVETSKDPSSLLDTLRDVVIPFLLETVIKGFSAFKKVDILWKELPSPSKSSRGSTGELYLQVFMSESCDRIKFWNALVDSCLQIRDLIDWERSYPDDVHDLTVAYGIDVAWEYFLCKLHSAVSETGKKILPEHLVLAADSLTATGEFVPLSAKGLTLQRKAAGVISPFMQACFSNPGDSFVRAAKMGLSDNLQGSLESLAWGKTPSIGTGSSFDIIYSGKGYEPAEPIDVYTLLQNHVTSGTPKVKVTLDEDSGMDGKSLARRLDRLDDLNKKSCKSEWSITKLRSFISFNDIKKLSQSLKQMLSKYAIDRELNEADKCIAMMALQFHPRRNEKIGKGAPQEIKIGYHKEYEDSRCFMLVRSDGSVEDFSYRKCMQHALELIAPQKAKTSRWLNRASA from the exons ATGTTTGGGAGGACTGCCATTATCGCAGAAGTGAATGAGAATTTGTTAAAGAAGGTTCAGCAAACTACGGGAGTAAGTTTGGCTTCTGACTATTGGGATTTCATCCCATATGATGCACAACAAGAAGCAAGTGTAAATTCGTCAAATTACAAAAGAGTTTTATCACATGCTCAG GTATATAGCATTCTGAAAGATATTGATCCAGGGTTTCTTGAAGGACTTCTCAAAAGGAAGAATTCAATCTTCCTTAAAAGCTGCCTTTTGACTCCGAATAGTCATCGTGTCACAGAATTTGGGCAGCACATGATATTT GATGAAAGTAATAGGCTTTACAGAAAGTTGATCGACTTTAGAGGGACAGCAAATGACTTGAGCATGTGCGTTTTAGATAGAATTAAAGTTTCCAAG ATACGTGCAGATAGATCGGTAATCAATGATCCTAATGCCCCTGCTACTGGTTTGAAGTATGTGAAAGAATTGGTTCTGGCAAAACGCACTAATCATGCTTTCCGCATGGTTGTGGTTGGTGATCCTAACATAGAGCTAGGTGAAATTGGTATTCCATGTCATGTTGCTGAGAATCTCCACATGGCAGAATCTCTAAGTTTACGAAATTGGGAAAGGATGACTGATCTCTGTGATCTTATGATTCTTCAGAGGGGAGGGATTCTTGTCCGTAGAAATGGTGTCTTAGTTCGTATTAGTGTAATGGACCGGTTGCAGAACGGGGATATTATACATAGACCCCTTATTGATGGAGATGTTGTGATGATAAATCGACCTCCGTCTATTCATCAACACTCGCTAGTTGCTCTGTCTGTTAGGATTCTTCCAATAAATTCTGTTCTTTCAATCAATCCCCTTGTCTGTTCTCCATTCCGTGGGGATTTTGATGGTGATTGCCTTCATGGTTATATTCCCCAATCAATCGATTCTAGGATTGAGCTTAGTGAGCTTGTTGCTCTGAAACAGCAGTTGCTTGACGGACAGAATGGTCAAAATCTTCTTTCATTAAGTCATGATAGCTTAACTGCTGCTCATTTAATTTTGGAACCTGGAGTTTTCTTGGACCGCTTCCAGATGCAGCAGCTACAAATGTTTTGTCCACGTCAATTGGGGATGACTGCTATCGTAAAAGCACCACCAGGAAACTTGTGTTATTGGACTGGCAAACAGTTATTCAGCTTGCTTTTGCCATCAGACCTTGAGTATGTTTTTCCATCAAATGGTGTCTGTATTAGTGAGGGGGAAATTGTGACATCTTCTGGTGGGTCTTCTTGGCTGCGTGATGCCAGTGATAATCTTTTTTATAGTCTGGTTAAACACCATGGAGGTGATACTCTTGACCTCCTTTATGCTGCACAAACAGTTCTTTGTGAGTGGTTGTCAATGAGAGGCCTTAGTGTTTCGTTGTCCGATCTTTACATATCTTCTGATTCATATTCCCGCGAAAATATGATTGATGAAGTCTGTTCTGGTTTGCAAGAGGCAGAACGGTTATCTTACATCCAGCTTCTGATGATACAGTATAATAAGGATTTCCTTTCTGGAAGCTTAGAAGAAAGCAAGAACTCCAtgggttttgattttgagtttatgTCCATCATGCAGCAGAAATCAGCTTCCCTTAGTCAAGCTTCTGCTAGTGCTTTCAAGAAAGTTTTCCGGGATATCCAGAATTTGGTATATAATTATGCAAGCAATGACAATTCATTACTGGCTATGTTAAAAGCTGGGAGTAAGGGAAACCTGCTAAAACTGGTCCAACACAGCATGTGTCTTGGTTTGCAGCAGTCTTTGGTTCCAGTATCATTTAGAATGCCCCGTCAACTTTCTTGTGATGCATGGAACAATCATAAATCACATCTTGTTATTGAGAAACCACATAAGGTTCCTGAATGTCCTGGTTCTTACATCCCATCTGCTGTGGTTAAAAGTTCATTTCTTGCGGGTTTGAATCCTCTAGAGTGTTTTGTGCATTCATTAACCACCCGTGATAGTTCTTTTAGTGGACATGCTGATGTTTCTGGAACTTTGAACCGCAAGCTTATGTTTTTCATGCGTGATCTGTACGTTGGATATGATGGAACAGTGAGAAATGCTTATGGGAATCAAATTGTGCAGTTCTCTTACTACGAAGCAGAGCAAATTGCTTCTATTAAGGGCACTGGTGATGCCCTAGAAAGTCATAACCATGCAATTGGTGGTCATCCTGTTGGTTCATTGGCAGCCTGTGCCATTTCAGAAGCTGCATACAGTGCTTTGGATCAACCTGTCAGTGCACTTGAGTCATCACCTTTACTAAACCTGAAG AAAATATTGGAATCTGGAGCGGGGAGTCGTAGTGGCGAGAAAACTGCATCAATGTTTCTTTCAAAAAGACTTGGCAGATGGGCTCATGGTTTTGAATATGGAGCTTTAGAGGTCAAGGGTCATCTGGAAAGGCTTCTTCTTTCAGAAGTTGTTTCTACAGTAATGATATG CTTCTCCCCCGAAACACGTAAAAGCACTCACAATTGTCCCTGGGTCTGTCATTTTCATATAGATAAG GAAAATGTGAAGACGAGAAGGCTGAAGCTGAGATCAGTTTTAGATGCTCTTAATATGAGATATAGAGCCGCAACAACGAAAGCTGGGCATGATCTTCCAAATCTGCATATAACGTGCAA GGATTGTTCAGTTGCTGAAGCACGAAAAGAGAAGTCCGAAATTTGCATCACTGTTTCTGTGGTTGAGACCTCAAAAGATCCTTCTTCACTTCTGGATACACTTCGTGATGTGGTGATTCCATTCCTTCTTGAGACGGTGATAAAAG gtTTCTCTGCATTTAAAAAGGTTGATATCTTATGGAAAGAGTTGCCAAGCCCATCAAAATCTTCCAGGGGCTCTACCGGGGAACTATATTTGCAGGTCTTCATGTCAGAAAGTTGTGACAGAATCAAATTCTGGAATGCGCTTGTGGATAGTTGCCTCCAGATAAGGGATTTGATTGATTGGGAACGCAGTTATCCTGATGATGTCCATGATCTGACTGTAGCCTATGGAATTGATGTAGCATGGGAGTACTTTCTATGT AAACTACATTCAGCTGTCTCTGAAACTGGCAAGAAAATCCTTCCCGAACACTTGGTACTTGCAGCAGATAGTCTCACAGCTACAGGAGAATTTGTTCCCTTGAGTGCCAAAGGGCTGACACTGCAAAGAAAGGCTGCTGGTGTTATTTCACCATTTATGCAAGCGTGCTTTTCG AATCCAGGGGACTCGTTTGTTAGGGCTGCCAAGATGGGATTAAGTGACAATCTTCAAGGGAGTCTTGAATCATTGGCATGGGGAAAGACTCCTTCCATAGGAACTGGTTCTTCATTTGACATTATCTACTCTGGAAAG GGATATGAGCCTGCTGAACCGATAGATGTGTATACTCTGCTGCAAAACCATGTCACATCGGGTACGCCAAAGGTGAAGGTCACTCTTGATGAAGACAGTGGAATGGATGGAAAGTCTCTTGCACGACGTCTTGATAGGCTTGATGATCTCAATAAAAAGAGTTGTAAAAGCGAGTGGTCAATTACAAAGCTGAGAAGTTTCATTTCATTCAACGACATAAAAAAGCTCTCTCAGTCATTGAAGCAAATGTTGTCCAA ATATGCTATCGATCGCGAGTTGAATGAAGCAGACAAGTGCATAGCAATGATGGCATTACAATTTCATCCTCGAAGGAATGAGAAGATTGGAAAAGGAGCACCACAGGAAATTAAG ATTGGTTACCACAAAGAGTATGAAGATTCCCGCTGCTTTATGTTGGTGCGTTCAGATGGATCAGTTGAAGACTTCTCGTATCGCAAGTGTATGCAACATGCTCTGGAACTGATTGCTCCTCAAAAGGCAAAAACCTCTAGATGGTTGAATAGAGCATCAGCCTAA
- the LOC125842602 gene encoding pentatricopeptide repeat-containing protein At4g11690, whose protein sequence is MLQTQQGAAVLVSKLLKTPPLKALTLFKSSIEQGFHQTHQSFSIILDGLLSSNSISVAQSLILQLVSGRITSPHFTVPSLLQYLTHSCFLNSTPLYEIVINAHLQSQLIEQGLIFFNEMIDKGLVPSSNTFNSILSSVIKNGSFEKAWLIFEESMGKEFLDMYSFGIVIKGCCEFGDLNGAFEALAKLKQMGWRPNVVIYTTIIDGCFKYDDAGRAKELFSTMPVEGIIPNQYTYSVLLNGFFRQGLKTDGFELYEKMKLDGVFPDIYTYNSLINVYCSDGEISKAFELFDAMRHNGVVYNVVTYNTLIRGLCQEKRVLEAEKLVDQMKLAGLHPNLITYNTLIDGCCSAGKLEKGLTLFNQIKSYGLTPTSITYNTLIAGFSRAGNLSKVVDFVREMEERGIFPSKVTYTILIDAFARSNDMEKALEVFSRMHKAGLTVDLCTYGALIHGWCSQGNMKEASKLFLSMSEYHLQPNDVIYNTMIFGYCKESSSYRALKLLKKMVENGMIPNGASYCLTIEVLCGDGKWKEAEVLVSGMMKFGLKPSVSSRDLIQKAKNVTT, encoded by the coding sequence ATGTTACAAACCCAACAAGGAGCAGCTGTTCTTGTTTCTAAATTGCTGAAAACCCCACCACTCAAAGCTCTTACACTCTTCAAATCCTCAATCGAGCAAGGGTTTCATCAAACCCACCAATCTTTTTCTATAATCCTAGACGGACTTCTCTCGAGCAACTCCATCTCAGTTGCTCAATCTCTAATCTTACAGTTAGTTTCCGGCAGAATCACTTCACCCCATTTCACAGTTCCTTCATTACTTCAGTATTTGACTCATTCCTGTTTCTTGAATTCTACTCCTTTATATGAAATTGTCATCAATGCCCATCTTCAATCTCAGTTAATAGAACAAGGGCTGatcttttttaatgaaatgattgaTAAAGGACTTGTACCTTCATCGAACACTTTTAATAGTATTCTTTCTAGTGTTATAAAGAATGGATCTTTTGAAAAGGCTTGGTTGATTTTCGAAGAATCAATGGGGAAGGAGTTCTTGGATATGTATAGTTTTGGGATAGTGATAAAGGGTTGTTGTGAATTTGGTGATTTGAATGGTGCTTTTGAGGCATTAGctaaattgaaacaaatggGGTGGCGGCCGAATGTTGTAATATATACTACTATCATTGATGGGTGTTTTAAGTATGATGATGCTGGAAGAGCAAAGGAGTTGTTTAGTACGATGCCAGTCGAGGGTATAATACCTAATCAGTACACTTACTCTGTATTACTTAATGGTTTCTTTAGGCAAGGACTTAAAACGGATGGATTCGAGCTTTATGAGAAGATGAAGCTTGATGGAGTGTTTCCTgatatatacacttataattctCTTATTAACGTGTATTGCAGCGATGGAGAAATTAGCAAAGCTTTTGAATTATTTGATGCAATGCGTCATAATGGGGTAGTATACAATGTTGTAACTTATAACACTTTGATTAGAGGGTTATGTCAAGAGAAGAGAGTGTTGGAAGCTGAGAAACTAGTGGATCAAATGAAGCTGGCTGGGTTGCACCCTAATTTGATCACATATAACACTCTAATAGATGGGTGTTGTAGTGCTGGAAAGCTTGAGAAAGGATTAACTTTGTTCAATCAGATAAAGTCATATGGGTTAACACCTACATCAATCACGTATAATACTTTAATTGCGGGTTTCTCTAGAGCTGGAAATCTATCAAAGGTTGTTGACTTTGTTCGTGAGATGGAGGAAAGAGGCATATTTCCTTCAAAAGTCACATACACAATTCTTATTGATGCATTTGCTCGATCCAACGACATGGAAAAAGCACTTGAGGTGTTCTCGCGTATGCATAAAGCTGGTTTGACTGTAGACCTTTGTACATATGGTGCCTTGATACATGGGTGGTGTAGTCAAGGGAATATGAAGGAAGCATCGAAATTGTTCCTATCGATGTCTGAATATCATCTACAGCCTAACGATGTAATATACAATACGATGATATTTGGATACTGTAAAGAGAGCAGTTCCTATAGAGCCTTGAAGCTGCTCAAAAAAATGGTTGAGAATGGAATGATTCCAAATGGAGCAAGCTATTGCTTGACGATTGAAGTTCTTTGTGGTGATGGGAAATGGAAAGAGGCCGAGGTTTTAGTCAGTGGCATGATGAAATTTGGTCTAAAACCCTCGGTTTCATCACGTGAtctgattcaaaaggcaaagaaCGTGACAACTTAA
- the LOC125841278 gene encoding DNA-directed RNA polymerase IV subunit 1 isoform X1, producing MEHDRNIEQQVPEGILRGINFSILSETDAAKLSAKVIGAVNEVTDPALGFPNPIFQCTTCGANDGKKCEGHFGLVNFPYTILNPYFVSEVAQILKKICPGCKSVRRDKVKGSDRTSACKYCDGVLRGYPPTKFKVSPKDMFGRTAIIAEVNENLLKKVQQTTGVSLASDYWDFIPYDAQQEASVNSSNYKRVLSHAQVYSILKDIDPGFLEGLLKRKNSIFLKSCLLTPNSHRVTEFGQHMIFDESNRLYRKLIDFRGTANDLSMCVLDRIKVSKIRADRSVINDPNAPATGLKYVKELVLAKRTNHAFRMVVVGDPNIELGEIGIPCHVAENLHMAESLSLRNWERMTDLCDLMILQRGGILVRRNGVLVRISVMDRLQNGDIIHRPLIDGDVVMINRPPSIHQHSLVALSVRILPINSVLSINPLVCSPFRGDFDGDCLHGYIPQSIDSRIELSELVALKQQLLDGQNGQNLLSLSHDSLTAAHLILEPGVFLDRFQMQQLQMFCPRQLGMTAIVKAPPGNLCYWTGKQLFSLLLPSDLEYVFPSNGVCISEGEIVTSSGGSSWLRDASDNLFYSLVKHHGGDTLDLLYAAQTVLCEWLSMRGLSVSLSDLYISSDSYSRENMIDEVCSGLQEAERLSYIQLLMIQYNKDFLSGSLEESKNSMGFDFEFMSIMQQKSASLSQASASAFKKVFRDIQNLVYNYASNDNSLLAMLKAGSKGNLLKLVQHSMCLGLQQSLVPVSFRMPRQLSCDAWNNHKSHLVIEKPHKVPECPGSYIPSAVVKSSFLAGLNPLECFVHSLTTRDSSFSGHADVSGTLNRKLMFFMRDLYVGYDGTVRNAYGNQIVQFSYYEAEQIASIKGTGDALESHNHAIGGHPVGSLAACAISEAAYSALDQPVSALESSPLLNLKKILESGAGSRSGEKTASMFLSKRLGRWAHGFEYGALEVKGHLERLLLSEVVSTVMICFSPETRKSTHNCPWVCHFHIDKENVKTRRLKLRSVLDALNMRYRAATTKAGHDLPNLHITCKDCSVAEARKEKSEICITVSVVETSKDPSSLLDTLRDVVIPFLLETVIKGFSAFKKVDILWKELPSPSKSSRGSTGELYLQVFMSESCDRIKFWNALVDSCLQIRDLIDWERSYPDDVHDLTVAYGIDVAWEYFLCKLHSAVSETGKKILPEHLVLAADSLTATGEFVPLSAKGLTLQRKAAGVISPFMQACFSNPGDSFVRAAKMGLSDNLQGSLESLAWGKTPSIGTGSSFDIIYSGKGYEPAEPIDVYTLLQNHVTSGTPKVKVTLDEDSGMDGKSLARRLDRLDDLNKKSCKSEWSITKLRSFISFNDIKKLSQSLKQMLSKYAIDRELNEADKCIAMMALQFHPRRNEKIGKGAPQEIKIGYHKEYEDSRCFMLVRSDGSVEDFSYRKCMQHALELIAPQKAKTSRWLNRASA from the exons ATGGAGCATGATCGGAATATTGAGCAGCAAGTGCCAGAAGGTATTCTGAGGGGCATAAATTTCAGTATCTTGTCAGAGACTGATGCA GCCAAATTATCAGCTAAGGTAATTGGAGCCGTTAATGAAGTAACAGATCCCGCATTGGGGTTTCCAAATCCAATCTTTCAGTGTACAACATGTGGTGCAAACGATGGGAAAAAATGTGAAG GTCATTTTGGATTGGTAAACTTTCCATATACAATTCTGAATCCGTATTTCGTATCGGAGGTTGCTCAGATCTTGAAGAAAATATGTCCAGGATGTAAATCTGTGCGTCGTGATAAGGTCAAG GGATCTGATAGGACATCTGCCTGCAAATACTGTGAT GGAGTTTTAAGAGGTTATCCGccaacaaagtttaaagtatCTCCTAAAGACATGTTTGGGAGGACTGCCATTATCGCAGAAGTGAATGAGAATTTGTTAAAGAAGGTTCAGCAAACTACGGGAGTAAGTTTGGCTTCTGACTATTGGGATTTCATCCCATATGATGCACAACAAGAAGCAAGTGTAAATTCGTCAAATTACAAAAGAGTTTTATCACATGCTCAG GTATATAGCATTCTGAAAGATATTGATCCAGGGTTTCTTGAAGGACTTCTCAAAAGGAAGAATTCAATCTTCCTTAAAAGCTGCCTTTTGACTCCGAATAGTCATCGTGTCACAGAATTTGGGCAGCACATGATATTT GATGAAAGTAATAGGCTTTACAGAAAGTTGATCGACTTTAGAGGGACAGCAAATGACTTGAGCATGTGCGTTTTAGATAGAATTAAAGTTTCCAAG ATACGTGCAGATAGATCGGTAATCAATGATCCTAATGCCCCTGCTACTGGTTTGAAGTATGTGAAAGAATTGGTTCTGGCAAAACGCACTAATCATGCTTTCCGCATGGTTGTGGTTGGTGATCCTAACATAGAGCTAGGTGAAATTGGTATTCCATGTCATGTTGCTGAGAATCTCCACATGGCAGAATCTCTAAGTTTACGAAATTGGGAAAGGATGACTGATCTCTGTGATCTTATGATTCTTCAGAGGGGAGGGATTCTTGTCCGTAGAAATGGTGTCTTAGTTCGTATTAGTGTAATGGACCGGTTGCAGAACGGGGATATTATACATAGACCCCTTATTGATGGAGATGTTGTGATGATAAATCGACCTCCGTCTATTCATCAACACTCGCTAGTTGCTCTGTCTGTTAGGATTCTTCCAATAAATTCTGTTCTTTCAATCAATCCCCTTGTCTGTTCTCCATTCCGTGGGGATTTTGATGGTGATTGCCTTCATGGTTATATTCCCCAATCAATCGATTCTAGGATTGAGCTTAGTGAGCTTGTTGCTCTGAAACAGCAGTTGCTTGACGGACAGAATGGTCAAAATCTTCTTTCATTAAGTCATGATAGCTTAACTGCTGCTCATTTAATTTTGGAACCTGGAGTTTTCTTGGACCGCTTCCAGATGCAGCAGCTACAAATGTTTTGTCCACGTCAATTGGGGATGACTGCTATCGTAAAAGCACCACCAGGAAACTTGTGTTATTGGACTGGCAAACAGTTATTCAGCTTGCTTTTGCCATCAGACCTTGAGTATGTTTTTCCATCAAATGGTGTCTGTATTAGTGAGGGGGAAATTGTGACATCTTCTGGTGGGTCTTCTTGGCTGCGTGATGCCAGTGATAATCTTTTTTATAGTCTGGTTAAACACCATGGAGGTGATACTCTTGACCTCCTTTATGCTGCACAAACAGTTCTTTGTGAGTGGTTGTCAATGAGAGGCCTTAGTGTTTCGTTGTCCGATCTTTACATATCTTCTGATTCATATTCCCGCGAAAATATGATTGATGAAGTCTGTTCTGGTTTGCAAGAGGCAGAACGGTTATCTTACATCCAGCTTCTGATGATACAGTATAATAAGGATTTCCTTTCTGGAAGCTTAGAAGAAAGCAAGAACTCCAtgggttttgattttgagtttatgTCCATCATGCAGCAGAAATCAGCTTCCCTTAGTCAAGCTTCTGCTAGTGCTTTCAAGAAAGTTTTCCGGGATATCCAGAATTTGGTATATAATTATGCAAGCAATGACAATTCATTACTGGCTATGTTAAAAGCTGGGAGTAAGGGAAACCTGCTAAAACTGGTCCAACACAGCATGTGTCTTGGTTTGCAGCAGTCTTTGGTTCCAGTATCATTTAGAATGCCCCGTCAACTTTCTTGTGATGCATGGAACAATCATAAATCACATCTTGTTATTGAGAAACCACATAAGGTTCCTGAATGTCCTGGTTCTTACATCCCATCTGCTGTGGTTAAAAGTTCATTTCTTGCGGGTTTGAATCCTCTAGAGTGTTTTGTGCATTCATTAACCACCCGTGATAGTTCTTTTAGTGGACATGCTGATGTTTCTGGAACTTTGAACCGCAAGCTTATGTTTTTCATGCGTGATCTGTACGTTGGATATGATGGAACAGTGAGAAATGCTTATGGGAATCAAATTGTGCAGTTCTCTTACTACGAAGCAGAGCAAATTGCTTCTATTAAGGGCACTGGTGATGCCCTAGAAAGTCATAACCATGCAATTGGTGGTCATCCTGTTGGTTCATTGGCAGCCTGTGCCATTTCAGAAGCTGCATACAGTGCTTTGGATCAACCTGTCAGTGCACTTGAGTCATCACCTTTACTAAACCTGAAG AAAATATTGGAATCTGGAGCGGGGAGTCGTAGTGGCGAGAAAACTGCATCAATGTTTCTTTCAAAAAGACTTGGCAGATGGGCTCATGGTTTTGAATATGGAGCTTTAGAGGTCAAGGGTCATCTGGAAAGGCTTCTTCTTTCAGAAGTTGTTTCTACAGTAATGATATG CTTCTCCCCCGAAACACGTAAAAGCACTCACAATTGTCCCTGGGTCTGTCATTTTCATATAGATAAG GAAAATGTGAAGACGAGAAGGCTGAAGCTGAGATCAGTTTTAGATGCTCTTAATATGAGATATAGAGCCGCAACAACGAAAGCTGGGCATGATCTTCCAAATCTGCATATAACGTGCAA GGATTGTTCAGTTGCTGAAGCACGAAAAGAGAAGTCCGAAATTTGCATCACTGTTTCTGTGGTTGAGACCTCAAAAGATCCTTCTTCACTTCTGGATACACTTCGTGATGTGGTGATTCCATTCCTTCTTGAGACGGTGATAAAAG gtTTCTCTGCATTTAAAAAGGTTGATATCTTATGGAAAGAGTTGCCAAGCCCATCAAAATCTTCCAGGGGCTCTACCGGGGAACTATATTTGCAGGTCTTCATGTCAGAAAGTTGTGACAGAATCAAATTCTGGAATGCGCTTGTGGATAGTTGCCTCCAGATAAGGGATTTGATTGATTGGGAACGCAGTTATCCTGATGATGTCCATGATCTGACTGTAGCCTATGGAATTGATGTAGCATGGGAGTACTTTCTATGT AAACTACATTCAGCTGTCTCTGAAACTGGCAAGAAAATCCTTCCCGAACACTTGGTACTTGCAGCAGATAGTCTCACAGCTACAGGAGAATTTGTTCCCTTGAGTGCCAAAGGGCTGACACTGCAAAGAAAGGCTGCTGGTGTTATTTCACCATTTATGCAAGCGTGCTTTTCG AATCCAGGGGACTCGTTTGTTAGGGCTGCCAAGATGGGATTAAGTGACAATCTTCAAGGGAGTCTTGAATCATTGGCATGGGGAAAGACTCCTTCCATAGGAACTGGTTCTTCATTTGACATTATCTACTCTGGAAAG GGATATGAGCCTGCTGAACCGATAGATGTGTATACTCTGCTGCAAAACCATGTCACATCGGGTACGCCAAAGGTGAAGGTCACTCTTGATGAAGACAGTGGAATGGATGGAAAGTCTCTTGCACGACGTCTTGATAGGCTTGATGATCTCAATAAAAAGAGTTGTAAAAGCGAGTGGTCAATTACAAAGCTGAGAAGTTTCATTTCATTCAACGACATAAAAAAGCTCTCTCAGTCATTGAAGCAAATGTTGTCCAA ATATGCTATCGATCGCGAGTTGAATGAAGCAGACAAGTGCATAGCAATGATGGCATTACAATTTCATCCTCGAAGGAATGAGAAGATTGGAAAAGGAGCACCACAGGAAATTAAG ATTGGTTACCACAAAGAGTATGAAGATTCCCGCTGCTTTATGTTGGTGCGTTCAGATGGATCAGTTGAAGACTTCTCGTATCGCAAGTGTATGCAACATGCTCTGGAACTGATTGCTCCTCAAAAGGCAAAAACCTCTAGATGGTTGAATAGAGCATCAGCCTAA